The following coding sequences are from one Octopus bimaculoides isolate UCB-OBI-ISO-001 chromosome 3, ASM119413v2, whole genome shotgun sequence window:
- the LOC106880648 gene encoding RNA polymerase II subunit A C-terminal domain phosphatase, which translates to MAESSSNTIKVLAPGRIRIMKWKVRKGSKVSQGALLGFYKLVNTSEKPPDEENICNIKDDDTVSLQKLKSSHVGTVLEVVAQEGQDLEKGMVVIHIEACTHPTVMKDMCADCGADLRNEMGASGDRKETVSATVAMVHSIPELIVSEEQALELGRADEIRLKNTRKLVLLVDLDQTLIHTTNDDIPPNLKGVHHFQLRHGMNLLWYHTRLRPHTLQFLENISKLYELHICTFGVRMYAHTITRFIDPAGKFFSHRILSRDECFNAMSKTANLKALFPCGDSMVCIIDDREDVWNYAPNLIHVKPYRFFQGTADINAPPGLSKKENDSKPITHRVRRVSCNIDEDEKDLCVDDEEDEKKDNGGASEDQNDSKRDLKTESDTISNVDNGVKNVDGKTDTSVAKTKSATVAGSDVDDANAKTDACSDVDDTSSKASACSDVDDASSKAGTCSDVDDTSSKAGTCSDVDEASAKTAKIQTKPSSEEKNSKTEENEEIEWDDEDDYLFYLEEILNRIHKAYFDISDQLNKNEGASNIPDTNLDLKAIIPYVRRKVLQGCNICFSGIIPLNMPIEKSRPYNIAKSLGANIHLNFIPYSLSHKNNYTTHLIANKMGTTKVHAAKRSQMGHILTLDWLWVCCERWERVDERLFQLSEKIPLEPRLSRMNLNVGMKRQNSKSLKRKSKSVDCNVAEKKLKQDDEDDDDVDDDEDEDEDEDDDEDDDEDDDDDGVESSEDDDAIEIDDDDDDDIFDEEIGAIQKKVAEKGKESSKNSNTRYNPLYSFSDEERASMDKELEELMGEDDSDSDEKEAEAQLRKQVLLDRKPESSSDESLSGEFPLGWKSKKWRRRRSHKKKIVIKREESEDTEKSEESTEGTCDKFTESQVVSESSSSSNLDSEYDSIGSVDEEIAKAVEQKFLER; encoded by the exons CATGGTGGTTATACATATTGAAGCCTGCACCCATCCTACTGTAATGAAAGACATGTGTGCTGATTGTGGTGCTGATCTTAGGAA TGAAATGGGTGCATCCGGTGACCGAAAAGAAACAGTCAGTGCTACTGTAGCTATGGTTCATAGTATTCCAGAACTTATTGTCAGTGAGGAG CAAGCCTTGGAACTGGGTCGAGCTGATGAAATTCGTTTGAAAAACACCAGAAaacttgttcttcttgttgattTGGATCAAACTTTGATACATACAACTAATGATGACATACCACCAAACTTAAAA ggTGTTCACCATTTTCAGCTCAGACATGGCATGAACTTACTCTGGTACCATACTCGACTTCGGCCACACACTTTACAGTTCTTAGAAAACATTTCCAAACTGTATGAGctgcacatatgtacatttggtgtacgtatgtatgcacatactatTACTCGGTTTATAGATCCTGCTGGCAAATTTTTCTCACATCGAATCCTCTCAAGAGATGAATGCTTCAATGCAATGTCCAAGACTGCAAACTTAAA aGCTTTGTTTCCATGTGGTGACTCAATGGTGTGTATCATTGATGACAGAGAAGATGTGTGGAATTATGCGCCTAACCTAATCCATGTCAAACCATATCGTTTTTTCCAAGGAACTGCTGATATTAATGCCCCACCAGGTTTATCCAAGAAGGAAAATGATAGCAAACCAATCACACATCGTGTACGAAGAGTATCATGTAACATTGATGAGGATGAAAAAGATTTATgtgttgatgatgaagaggatgagaaAAAAGACAATGGTGGTGCCTCTGAAGACCAAAATGACTCTAAAAGAGATCTTAAAACAGAATCTGATACAATTTCTAATGTTGACAATGGTGTTAAGAATGTCGATGGTAAAACAGATACTAGTGTTGCTAAAACTAAATCTGCCACTGTTGctggtagtgatgttgatgatgccaaTGCCAAGACTGATGCttgtagtgatgttgatgataccaGTTCCAAGGCTAGTGCTtgcagtgatgttgatgatgccaGTTCTAAGGCTGGTACTTGCAGTGATGTCGATGATACCAGTTCTAAGGCAGGTACTTGTAGTGATGTCGATGAGGCCAGTGCTAAGACTgccaaaatacaaacaaaacccTCAAGTGAGGAAAAAAATTCCAAGACTGAAGAGAATGAAGAAATTGAGtgggatgatgaagatgactatCTGTTTTACTTGGAAGAAATTCTAAATAGAATCCACAAAGCATACTTTGATATTAGTGATCAGCTTAATAAGAATGAAGGGGCTTCTAACATTCCTGATACTAATTTAGACTTAAAAGCTATCATTCCCTATGTACGACGTAAAGTTTTACAGGGCTGCAATATCTGCTTCAGTGGAATAATACCTCTGAATATGCCAATTGAAAAATCTCGGCCTTACAATATTGCTAAATCTTTGGGAGCtaacatacatttaaattttataccATATTCTTTATCACACAAAAACAATTACACAACACATTTAATAGCAAATAAAATGGGAACAACAAAAGTTCATGCTGCTAAACGCTCCCAAATGGGGCACATTCTCACTCTAGATTGGCTCTGGGTATGTTGTGAGCGATGGGAAAGAGTTGATGAACGTTTATTCCAATTAAGTGAAAAGATCCCTTTAGAACCAAGACTTTCACGAATGAATTTAAATGTTGGTATGAAAAGACAAAATTCAAAGTCTCTTAAAAGAAAATCTAAGTCAGTTGATTGTAATGTAGCAGAGAAGAAACTTAAgcaagatgatgaggatgatgatgatgttgatgatgatgaagatgaggatgaggatgaggatgacgatgaagatgacgatgaggatgatgatgatgatggtgttgagagttcagaagatgatgatgctattgaaattgatgatgacgatgatgatgatatatttgatgAAGAAATTGGTGCAATTCAAAAGAAAGTTGCTGAAAAAGGCAAAGAGTCTTCAAAAAATAGTAACACTAGATACAATCCTTTGTACTCCTTTTCAGATGAAGAACGAGCAAGCATGGACAAAGAATTAGAAGAATTAATGGGTGAAGATGATAGTGATTCTGATGAGAAGGAAGCTGAAGCTCAATTACGGAAGCAGGTGTTGCTAGATCGTAAACCTGAATCTTCATCAGATGAAAGTCTGTCAGGTGAGTTCCCTCTTGGATGGAAAAGTAAGAAATGGCGAAGACGGAGatcacacaaaaagaaaatagtcaTAAAACGAGAAGAATCTGAGGACACAGAAAAATCTGAAGAGAGTACGGAAGGAACATGTGATAAATTCACTGAATCCCAAGTGGTTTCTgaaagcagcagtagtagtaacttAGACTCTGAATATGATTCAATAGGTTCTGTAGATGAAGAAATTGCTAAAGCAGTAGAACAAAAGTTTCTAGAAAGATGA